Proteins from a genomic interval of Thermoanaerobacterium thermosaccharolyticum DSM 571:
- a CDS encoding alpha-L-fucosidase encodes MRDNRSDVLKKKEMRQKIDEVISKGPFTDTWKSLLNYKIPQWYENAKFGIFIHWGVYSVPAFGNEWYPRNMYQQGTPEFKHHIKTYGSQNRFGYKDFILMFKAEKFDPKAWVDLFEKSGARYVIPVAEHHDGFQMYDSALSRWNAANMGPKKDIIGELAKAVRERGMVFGLSSHRAEHWWFFDGGLEFDSDVRDPYYMDFYGPAKASPKDLGSIDDNPPDEEFLENWLHRACELVDKYQPQIVWFDWWIQNLAFKPYLKKFSAYYYNRAAEWNKEVVINYKNSAFEEGTAVLDVERGQFSDIQQRFWQTDTSLSKNSWGYINNHDYKESNDIICALVDIVSKNGSLLLNIGPKPDGTIPEPEQRILMEIGRWLKVNGEAIYGTRPWKVYGEGPTKVVEGAFTDTHGSMFVCDDIRFTIKEDTLYAIILKWPENGRVTIKSLGRKSPFALPSINKVELVGCDIPLQWNCREQALIIDVTGCKPTKYPATFRIK; translated from the coding sequence ATGAGAGATAATAGAAGTGATGTTTTAAAGAAAAAGGAAATGAGACAAAAGATTGATGAAGTCATTTCAAAAGGACCTTTTACCGATACGTGGAAATCCCTTTTGAATTACAAGATACCGCAATGGTATGAAAATGCTAAGTTTGGTATTTTTATACACTGGGGAGTATACTCTGTCCCTGCCTTCGGAAATGAGTGGTATCCACGCAATATGTATCAACAAGGTACTCCTGAGTTTAAGCATCATATTAAAACATATGGTTCGCAAAACCGGTTTGGTTATAAGGATTTTATACTCATGTTTAAAGCAGAAAAATTTGATCCTAAGGCGTGGGTTGACTTATTTGAAAAATCGGGAGCGCGTTATGTCATACCTGTGGCAGAACATCACGATGGCTTCCAGATGTATGATAGTGCTCTTTCTAGATGGAATGCTGCTAATATGGGGCCTAAAAAGGATATTATAGGGGAACTGGCAAAAGCCGTTAGAGAAAGAGGAATGGTATTTGGTCTTTCAAGCCATCGAGCAGAGCATTGGTGGTTTTTTGATGGTGGATTGGAATTTGATTCAGATGTAAGGGACCCTTATTACATGGATTTTTATGGACCTGCTAAAGCTTCCCCTAAAGATTTAGGAAGTATTGATGACAATCCTCCCGATGAGGAGTTTTTAGAAAATTGGTTGCATAGAGCTTGTGAATTAGTAGACAAATATCAGCCACAGATTGTATGGTTTGATTGGTGGATACAAAATTTAGCATTTAAGCCATATCTCAAAAAGTTTTCTGCTTATTATTACAATAGAGCAGCGGAATGGAATAAAGAGGTTGTTATAAATTATAAAAATAGTGCATTTGAGGAAGGAACAGCTGTACTAGATGTTGAGAGAGGACAGTTTTCGGATATTCAACAACGTTTTTGGCAGACAGATACTTCGTTATCAAAAAACTCATGGGGTTATATAAACAATCACGATTATAAGGAATCAAATGATATAATATGCGCATTAGTAGATATTGTAAGTAAGAATGGTTCATTGCTTCTCAATATTGGACCAAAGCCCGATGGTACTATACCCGAACCAGAACAGAGGATTCTTATGGAAATTGGGCGATGGCTCAAGGTTAACGGAGAGGCCATATATGGAACACGACCGTGGAAAGTATATGGTGAAGGACCTACAAAGGTTGTTGAAGGTGCTTTTACCGATACGCATGGAAGTATGTTTGTGTGTGATGATATACGCTTTACTATAAAAGAGGATACTTTATATGCAATTATTCTCAAATGGCCTGAGAATGGTCGCGTTACCATAAAATCTTTAGGAAGAAAGTCACCGTTTGCCTTGCCGTCTATAAATAAAGTAGAACTTGTGGGATGTGATATACCACTTCAATGGAATTGTAGAGAACAAGCATTGATTATTGATGTTACAGGATGTAAACCAACAAAATATCCAGCAACATTTAGAATTAAATAA
- a CDS encoding glycoside hydrolase family 127 protein: MVKNKNFISLKQVSINNGFWSYYLKLIKDVMIPYQWEALNDRVPDAEPSHVIKNFKIAAGEIQGEFAGMVFQDSDLYKWLEAVSYSLIAYPDAELERTADEVIDLIAKVQQSDGYLNTYFTIKEPDKKWSNLKDCHELYCAGHLIEAAVAYYEATGKKKLLDVACRFADHIDPVFGPESHKKKGYPGHEEIELALIKLYKVTNNSRYLNLSKYFIDERGKKPLYFEIEAYNRGIKNIHNIWGELGKKYFQVHLPVREQTTAEGHAVRAVYLYSGMADVALETGDQSLIDACKRLWDNLTKKRMYVTGSIGSMSIGESLTFDYDLPNDTNYSETCASVGLVFFAHRMLQIDPDRQYSDVMERALYNTVISGMSLDGKKFFYVNPLEVWPEACEKNKVKSHVKYTRQPWFGCACCPPNIARLLTSLGKYIYSKKAKEVFVHLYVDSELKEKISESEVNIKQSTQYPWDEKIIIDIDSKKETEFTLSIRIPGWCKEAKVKVNNNEIDLDSVMEKGYAKINRRWKHDSLEIYLSMPVMRIKANPNVREDEGKVAIQRGPIVYCLEEVDNGKNLNNIVLPRNCEFEIKKDKDLNDVCVIETDAFREKYEDWNDELYKSDVKVSYEKTRVRFVPYFAWANRTPGEMEVWVREK, from the coding sequence ATGGTTAAAAATAAAAATTTCATATCATTGAAACAGGTTTCAATTAATAATGGTTTTTGGTCATATTATTTAAAACTTATAAAAGATGTGATGATACCGTATCAATGGGAAGCATTAAATGATCGTGTTCCAGATGCTGAACCCAGCCATGTAATTAAAAATTTCAAGATAGCAGCAGGTGAAATACAAGGTGAATTTGCTGGAATGGTCTTTCAAGATAGTGATTTGTATAAATGGTTAGAAGCAGTGAGTTATAGTTTAATTGCTTATCCAGATGCCGAATTAGAAAGAACTGCAGATGAAGTAATTGATTTGATTGCAAAAGTGCAACAAAGCGACGGATATTTAAATACTTATTTTACTATTAAAGAACCTGATAAAAAATGGAGCAATTTGAAAGATTGCCATGAATTATATTGTGCTGGACATTTAATAGAAGCAGCTGTTGCTTATTATGAAGCAACAGGGAAGAAAAAATTGCTTGATGTAGCTTGCCGTTTTGCTGATCATATAGATCCAGTTTTTGGACCAGAATCACATAAGAAAAAAGGTTATCCTGGACATGAAGAGATTGAATTAGCATTAATTAAATTATATAAAGTAACTAATAATTCAAGATATTTAAACTTAAGTAAATATTTTATTGATGAACGCGGTAAAAAGCCACTATATTTTGAAATCGAAGCATATAATAGAGGAATAAAGAATATTCACAATATATGGGGAGAATTGGGAAAAAAATATTTTCAGGTTCATTTACCTGTAAGAGAACAAACTACAGCCGAAGGACATGCCGTTAGAGCTGTTTATTTGTATTCAGGAATGGCCGATGTTGCATTAGAAACAGGTGATCAAAGCCTAATTGATGCTTGTAAGAGATTATGGGACAATTTAACGAAGAAGAGAATGTATGTTACAGGAAGTATTGGCTCTATGTCAATAGGGGAGTCTTTAACTTTTGATTATGATCTTCCAAATGATACTAATTATTCGGAGACATGCGCGTCTGTTGGACTTGTATTTTTTGCGCATAGGATGTTGCAGATTGATCCTGATAGACAATATTCTGATGTAATGGAGAGAGCTTTGTATAATACAGTTATAAGTGGAATGTCATTAGATGGTAAGAAATTCTTTTATGTAAATCCACTTGAAGTATGGCCGGAAGCTTGTGAAAAGAACAAAGTTAAATCGCATGTAAAATATACAAGGCAGCCATGGTTTGGATGTGCATGTTGTCCACCTAATATTGCGAGATTGCTGACATCATTAGGCAAATATATATATTCTAAGAAAGCCAAAGAGGTATTTGTTCATTTATATGTTGATAGCGAATTAAAAGAAAAAATTTCAGAAAGCGAAGTAAATATTAAACAGAGTACACAATATCCTTGGGATGAGAAAATAATTATAGACATTGATAGTAAAAAAGAAACTGAGTTTACTTTATCGATAAGAATACCTGGTTGGTGTAAAGAGGCTAAAGTTAAAGTTAATAATAATGAGATTGATTTAGATAGTGTCATGGAAAAAGGGTATGCAAAAATTAATCGCAGATGGAAACACGACAGTTTAGAAATATATCTTTCAATGCCTGTTATGAGGATAAAAGCTAATCCTAATGTGAGAGAAGATGAGGGGAAAGTTGCTATTCAAAGAGGACCGATTGTTTATTGCCTTGAAGAAGTTGATAATGGCAAAAATCTAAATAATATAGTATTACCGAGAAACTGTGAATTTGAAATAAAAAAAGATAAAGATTTAAATGATGTATGTGTTATTGAAACGGATGCTTTTAGAGAAAAATATGAAGATTGGAATGATGAACTGTACAAATCTGATGTAAAAGTTTCTTATGAAAAGACACGAGTTAGATTTGTGCCGTATTTTGCGTGGGCAAATCGTACACCTGGCGAAATGGAAGTTTGGGTAAGAGAAAAGTAA
- a CDS encoding TIM-barrel domain-containing protein codes for MDNKFFVEGKRLIYEYDGEKLWIEPWGENSLRIRCTMEAKMPLHDDWALLQQSECKVNIKIDKEYASITNGKLTCIISEYGNLEFKNQKDEILLIEKWKDRQLKIKGRELKPILGGLYKATVRFEGFEDEKFYGLGQRQEPFLNLKGCEFELAQRNSQVSIPFVLSSKGYGFLWHNPAIGRVSLSRNCTTWVAEVTQLIDYWVTAGDYPAEIIENYTQVTGRVPMMPYFASGFWQSKLRYHNQDELLEVAREYKKRGLPIDVIVVDFFHWSQQGEWCFDKKYWPDPKKMVNELKEIGIELMVSIWPTVDPRSENYSEMKQEGLLVHTERGIRTQMVFNGYEVFVDFTNPDAQKYVWNKVKENYFKYGIRIFWLDEAEPEYSVYDFDNIRYYIGTGLEFSNLYPLYYAKAFYDGMIKEGINDIINLSRSAWAGSQRYGVAVWSGDIQSNFETLRKQVCAGLNIGLSGIPWWTTDIGGFFGGDPKDPKFQELIIRWFQYGTFCPIFRLHGHRLPVGQPGGEDTGIFDFNICGPNEVWSFGEEAYEIIKNLLLLREKLRPYIMEQMKLAHEKGAPPMRPLFYDFPNDKISWNIEDEYMFGPDILVAPILYEGKTSRDVYLPAGTEWINSNTGVCYEGGQHIICDAPLNIIPYFIRKGANIRL; via the coding sequence ATGGATAATAAATTTTTTGTTGAAGGGAAGCGACTTATATACGAGTATGATGGTGAAAAATTGTGGATTGAACCATGGGGTGAAAATAGTTTAAGAATACGTTGTACAATGGAAGCAAAAATGCCTTTACATGATGACTGGGCTCTTTTGCAACAATCAGAATGTAAAGTTAATATAAAAATTGATAAAGAATATGCATCAATTACTAATGGAAAACTTACCTGTATTATTAGTGAATATGGAAATTTAGAATTTAAAAATCAAAAAGACGAAATTTTACTTATTGAAAAATGGAAAGATCGTCAACTTAAAATTAAGGGAAGAGAATTGAAACCTATATTAGGCGGGTTATATAAAGCAACTGTGCGGTTTGAGGGATTTGAGGATGAAAAATTTTATGGATTAGGGCAACGACAAGAACCATTTTTAAATTTAAAAGGTTGTGAATTTGAATTAGCACAACGGAATTCTCAAGTTAGTATTCCCTTTGTATTATCAAGTAAAGGATATGGCTTTTTATGGCATAACCCAGCTATTGGAAGAGTTTCATTATCGAGAAATTGTACAACATGGGTAGCAGAAGTAACACAATTAATTGATTATTGGGTCACAGCCGGAGATTATCCTGCAGAAATTATTGAAAATTATACACAAGTTACTGGTCGTGTACCAATGATGCCTTATTTTGCATCTGGTTTTTGGCAATCTAAATTACGCTATCATAACCAAGATGAATTGCTTGAAGTTGCGAGAGAATATAAGAAAAGAGGACTTCCTATAGATGTAATAGTTGTAGATTTTTTTCATTGGTCACAGCAAGGCGAATGGTGTTTTGATAAAAAATATTGGCCAGATCCTAAGAAAATGGTTAATGAATTAAAGGAAATAGGGATAGAACTTATGGTTTCTATATGGCCAACCGTAGATCCTCGCAGTGAAAATTATAGCGAAATGAAGCAAGAGGGGTTACTTGTTCATACAGAGCGTGGCATTCGTACGCAAATGGTATTTAATGGATATGAGGTGTTTGTTGATTTCACAAATCCTGATGCACAAAAATATGTATGGAACAAAGTTAAAGAAAATTATTTTAAATATGGTATTCGTATTTTTTGGTTGGATGAAGCAGAACCAGAATATTCAGTATATGATTTTGACAATATAAGATATTATATTGGTACAGGTTTAGAATTTAGCAATTTATATCCATTGTATTATGCCAAGGCGTTTTATGATGGAATGATAAAAGAAGGTATTAATGATATAATTAATCTTTCACGTTCAGCATGGGCTGGAAGTCAACGATATGGAGTAGCTGTTTGGTCCGGTGACATTCAATCAAATTTTGAAACTTTACGTAAACAAGTTTGTGCTGGACTTAATATTGGATTATCAGGAATTCCTTGGTGGACAACTGATATTGGTGGCTTTTTTGGAGGCGATCCAAAAGATCCGAAGTTTCAAGAATTAATTATACGTTGGTTTCAATATGGTACATTTTGTCCTATTTTTAGATTGCATGGACACCGTTTACCGGTTGGACAGCCAGGAGGTGAAGATACTGGCATATTTGATTTTAATATATGTGGTCCTAACGAAGTGTGGAGTTTTGGAGAAGAAGCTTATGAAATTATAAAAAATCTTTTACTTTTGCGTGAAAAACTACGTCCATATATAATGGAACAAATGAAGCTTGCCCATGAGAAAGGTGCACCACCAATGAGACCTTTATTTTATGATTTTCCAAATGACAAAATATCTTGGAATATTGAAGATGAGTATATGTTTGGACCTGATATTTTGGTTGCTCCTATACTATATGAAGGTAAAACATCAAGAGATGTCTATTTACCAGCAGGTACAGAGTGGATAAATTCGAATACAGGTGTTTGCTATGAAGGAGGGCAACATATAATATGCGATGCGCCATTAAACATAATACCTTATTTTATCAGAAAGGGAGCTAATATTAGATTATAA
- a CDS encoding arabinan endo-1,5-alpha-L-arabinosidase, with amino-acid sequence MKRIVFLILTGLISILMSACSSNSSKVSLIYPKEPPKDDLYDSSIINDEVKWGPMNVHDPSIFKDGDWYYIFSTDVKVGGTPRAGIQVRKSKDLIHWQWVGYALDGVPKEAEKWTGATNLWAPDVTKIGDTYYLYYVASTFGTNQSFIGLATSKSIEGPWQDQGAVFKSQQGDEWNALDPNIVYAADGTMWMDFGSFFGGIYIVQLDPKTGKLLNNATPKLIARRSGADAIEGPYIIYNKQQKKYYLFTSFDSLFSDYNVRVSRSDNIDGPYMDFNGNLMTDTNVDSGTKILGSYKFDGNDGWIAPGHNSVLVDGNNYYIIHHARGEKDTNWPYLHVRKILWSDNGWPMVSPERYAGETEQQIDKNDIIGKWEIIELDKNVNSEITSTKIELLRNGKINTNDSKDYWKFSGKNTIKLYFYDPDHVQKGQYWIETAKIISAWDWENWNPTLVFTGYDQTGTAIWGKMDKESK; translated from the coding sequence ATGAAACGGATAGTATTTCTAATTTTGACAGGATTGATTAGTATATTAATGTCAGCATGTTCTAGTAATAGTTCAAAAGTTTCATTAATATATCCAAAGGAGCCCCCGAAAGATGATCTGTATGATTCGTCTATAATAAATGATGAAGTAAAATGGGGACCAATGAATGTTCATGATCCATCAATTTTTAAAGATGGAGATTGGTATTATATCTTTTCTACAGATGTAAAAGTAGGCGGCACACCACGTGCGGGAATACAAGTACGCAAATCTAAGGATTTAATTCATTGGCAATGGGTCGGATATGCTTTAGATGGAGTGCCAAAAGAAGCCGAAAAGTGGACTGGTGCAACAAATTTGTGGGCACCAGACGTTACTAAAATTGGTGATACGTATTATTTATATTATGTAGCATCTACTTTTGGCACGAATCAATCATTTATAGGTTTGGCAACAAGTAAATCAATAGAAGGGCCTTGGCAAGATCAAGGAGCGGTATTTAAATCTCAACAAGGTGATGAATGGAATGCTTTAGATCCTAATATTGTATACGCTGCTGATGGTACAATGTGGATGGATTTTGGTTCATTTTTTGGTGGAATATACATAGTACAGCTTGATCCAAAAACAGGAAAATTATTAAACAATGCTACACCAAAGCTAATTGCAAGGCGTAGTGGTGCAGATGCAATTGAGGGACCATATATTATATACAATAAGCAACAGAAAAAATATTATTTATTCACATCTTTTGATTCGCTATTTAGTGACTATAATGTTAGAGTATCACGTTCTGATAATATAGATGGACCATATATGGACTTTAATGGCAATTTAATGACAGATACAAACGTTGATAGTGGCACAAAAATCTTGGGAAGTTATAAATTTGATGGAAATGATGGTTGGATAGCACCGGGACATAATTCTGTACTAGTAGATGGAAATAATTATTATATTATCCATCATGCAAGAGGAGAAAAAGATACAAATTGGCCGTATCTTCATGTAAGAAAAATATTGTGGTCAGACAATGGTTGGCCTATGGTTTCACCAGAACGTTATGCAGGAGAAACTGAGCAGCAAATAGATAAAAATGATATAATCGGGAAATGGGAAATTATAGAACTTGATAAAAATGTTAATTCTGAGATAACATCTACTAAGATTGAATTACTTAGAAATGGCAAAATTAACACAAATGATAGCAAAGATTATTGGAAGTTTAGTGGTAAAAATACAATCAAATTATATTTTTATGATCCAGACCATGTACAGAAAGGACAATATTGGATTGAAACAGCTAAAATTATTTCTGCTTGGGATTGGGAAAATTGGAATCCAACTTTAGTATTTACAGGCTACGATCAGACTGGTACAGCAATATGGGGTAAAATGGATAAAGAATCTAAATAA